From Canis lupus dingo isolate Sandy chromosome 24, ASM325472v2, whole genome shotgun sequence, a single genomic window includes:
- the PRND gene encoding prion-like protein doppel has product MRKHLGGCWLAIVCVLLLSQLSAVEARGIKHRIKWNRKALPGTSQVTEARSAEIRPGAFIRQGRKLDIDLGPEGNRYYEANYWQFPDGIHYNGCSEANVTKEKFVTGCINATQVANQEELSREKQDNKLHQRVLWRLIRELCSVKRCDFWLERGAGPRVAGAQPVLLCLLAFIWFIVK; this is encoded by the coding sequence ATGAGGAAGCACCTGGGCGGATGCTGGCTGGCCATTGTCTGTGTCCTGCTGTTGAGCCAGCTCTCGGCAGTCGAGGCCAGGGGCATAAAGCACAGGATCAAGTGGAACCGGAAGGCCTTGCCCGGCACCTCCCAGGTCACCGAGGCGCGCTCGGCCGAGATCCGCCCTGGAGCCTTCATCAGGCAAGGCCGCAAGCTGGATATCGACCTCGGGCCCGAGGGCAACAGGTACTACGAGGCCAACTACTGGCAGTTCCCCGACGGCATCCACTATAACGGCTGCTCCGAGGCCAACGTGACGAAGGAGAAGTTTGTCACCGGCTGCATCAACGCCACCCAGGTGGCCAACCAGGAGGAGCTGTCCCGCGAGAAGCAGGACAACAAGCTTCACCAGCGGGTCCTGTGGCGGCTGATCAGAGAGCTCTGCTCTGTCAAGCGCTGTGACTTTTGGCTGGAGAGGGGAGCCGGGCCCCGGGTGGCCGGAGCCCAGCCCGtgctgctctgcctgctggcTTTCATTTGGTTTATCGTGAAATAA
- the LOC112673643 gene encoding major prion protein produces MVKSHIGGWILLLFVATWSDVGLCKKRPKPGGWNTGGGSRYPGQGSPGGNRYPPQGGGGWGQPHGGGWGQPHGGGWGQPHGGGWGQPHGGGGWGQGGGSHGQWGKPNKPKTNMKHVAGAAAAGAVVGGLGGYMLGSAMSRPLIHFGNDYEDRYYRENMYRYPDQVYYRPVDQYSNQNNFVRDCVNITVKQHTVTTTTKGENFTETDMKIMERVVEQMCVTQYQKESEAYYQRGASAILFSPPPVILLISLLILLIVG; encoded by the coding sequence ATGGTGAAAAGCCACATAGGCGGctggatcctgcttctctttgTGGCCACATGGAGTGACGTGGGCCTCTGCAAGAAGCGGCCGAAGCCTGGAGGATGGAACACAGGGGGTGGGAGCCGATACCCAGGCCAGGGTAGCCCTGGAGGCAACCGCTACCCACCCCAGGGCGGTGGTGGCTGGGGTCAGCCCCATGGTGGCGGCTGGGGTCAGCCTCATGGTGGCGGCTGGGGTCAGCCCCACGGTGGTGGCTGGGGACAGccacatggtggtggtggttggggtcAAGGTGGTGGCAGCCACGGTCAGTGGGGCAAGCCCAATAAGCCCAAAACCAACATGAAGCACGTGGCAGGAGCCGCAGCAGCCGGGGCAGTAGTAGGGGGCCTTGGTGGCTACATGCTGGGGAGTGCCATGAGCAGGCCACTCATTCATTTTGGCAATGACTATGAGGACCGTTACTATCGTGAGAACATGTACCGCTACCCCGACCAAGTATACTACCGGCCAGTGGATCAGTACAGCAACCAGAACAACTTTGTGCGTGACTGCGTCAACATCACTGTCAAGCAGCACACAgtgaccaccaccaccaagggGGAGAACTTCACAGAGACCGACATGAAGATCATGGAGCGTGTGGTGGAGCAGATGTGTGTCACCCAGTACCAGAAGGAGTCCGAGGCTTACTACCAAAGAGGGGCAAGCGCCATCCTCTTCTCCCCGCCGCCCGTGATCCTCCTCATCTCGCTGCTCATTCTCTTGATAGTGGGATGA